In the genome of Siniperca chuatsi isolate FFG_IHB_CAS linkage group LG14, ASM2008510v1, whole genome shotgun sequence, the window AATAGCCGAAATATTATTATTGGTCTGCATGCGACAGCACTGTTGAACCAAATGTGAGgtgttatttgtcttttatcCTGGTGTACCACTAGTCTCCACTTCCAGCCACATTCTGCCACAGCATTACATTAAGCACATTCTGCCAATATTTTTCATGCTCAGCTATGAAGaatgtatcatctgcataaagtaGTATACTGACAATCAAATCATTACTTTAACCCCCAGCTCAGATTTAATTTCTTGCTGCACACCAAATTGTTGAGGAAACCATCTCGCCAACTCATCAACAACAGGTGCTCAATAAAGAGACTGAATGGCAGCCAAAGAAAAACTCTctgaaaatcaataaaagttttatttaattctaattaaatattaaataaattctAATTCTTGCTCTAATAACtgaagtaactgtatatatattgtcAGTACATGTTCTACCTTTTCTAAAGCCAAGAATTTCATTGTTACCAGTAAATTTGAGCAAGAAGCAAAGGAGACAAATATAATCTGTGTTTTTGCAGGCCAGATCACCTGCAGCTATTTCCTCCAACACTTAAAAGCAAACAGGAAAGTTGGATTCCAAAAACCCTTTTAGAGGAGAGGGATGGGGAGATGAAGGATagccatctcacacacacacatgcagagagcTGATGAAGATGTATGTGGTGACCGAGACAGGAGGGGTCAATGTTTGCAGGACAGGAGGGGGTCAATCAGGTGCTAATTGACATCGGACCCTCACTGTTTACTTATCTGGATCCCAGCGAGGCAGTCAATATGCAGCAGCTGCCTGTCTTGGAGTCTTTACAGGACATTGAAAGCTGCAAAAAGGCAAAGTAGGaattttaaaattaactttGGTTAAGTCCTTTGACTGTGGCACAGAAAATGAGTTTCTGTCGTTGATCATATATTGAAACATCTGTTTCCATCATATCTATTTAATGGAAACATTAGACAAGATAGATAAGAAACATTGCCTGCATGCATATCTACTTGTGTATTGTCAGAAAAGTGTACAGTACAAATTGCAAAAGTACAAATTGGGAGTTTTACTCTAGTTTTGTGATAACATGTTATTGTTTTGACATTAAAGAACAGCACCAGATTGGGCAGCACAGGATGGCAGACACTTCTCATTCAGGATTTTTTTCAGGTGTCAGTGTTACAGCATTAGAGTGAAACATAGTATGTTGAATAAAGAGACACAGCAACTGTCCACCCTGAGCTCACAAATTATGCTCTAAACAGTCCTTAAGTTTAACACTAAACCCTTGTGTTTTACTGACATTTGCTTCACTTCCTCACTGTTTGGAGTCTCACAAACCCCACTgctgtatttgtaaaaataaataaataaaaataatagcaATTGCATTTTtcaatagcattttttttagcataaagggacagttcaccccaaaatcaatcttcttacctgtagtgctatttatccatctagattgttttggtgtgagttgacttagagatgtctgcatttttttaataaaatggaaCTAGgtttgtgagcagtttcatgtaggaactattttctttctacacacaacaaatctgtggattattttgagtaagcccgtcatgatttctggaaagagacgttgctgttgaattttgcaaatgtattttttggtgctttgagcaccacaagctgagttccatgtagttccattatattaaaaaaaaaaaagacagacatctCCACGGCCGAAGGGGGGAGGTGGCTGTCTTGAACTGCGGCCCCCCAGTGGGACACCCTGAACCTAATGTCATCTGGAAGAAGGATGGCTTGCCCATCAACAACACTGATCATCACTATACTGTAAGCCCTCATCAACACTGTAATGGCATGTTACTTTTAAGTAAGTTATCTCCACAACTCGGccgaactgtccctttaaatgttttttattgatcCTATCAGAACCCAATATATAGAAAAGTACTGAAGGAGTAACTTTCCCCTTTCCCACAAACTGAGCTTGCACATTGGATGAAAAAGACTAAATACAGTAATGACCATAAAGTATATTTATTACaccaaataaggaaatatttcaTGATTCATATATTATATGGGCTGTGCATGATTAAATACCTATATTCCTTTTGTTTGCCAACAGTTATTGACAGACAAAAGAATGTACAATATGTTATCTTACATAGTGGCTTTAAGATGTTTGGGGGTAGTTAGACCCCAGAGTTAAACAAACGTATAACTTAGAAAGTGCTACATTTATCACAGATAGAACATACTGAATGAAAATCCACTGTATTTAACTATGATTTACAGCTGGGGTCTGTCTCTAAGACCTCAAACAGAACTAATGTGACGTTGTCTGTAGTAGATCtctgaaacatgtcatcagtttAAAATGATGACAAGCAATTCTCATATAATTAGAACAAGTTATGAAGTATTAAGGTGATAAAACCATGGTGATTATGTTTTTGAGCTGTTAGAAAGTTCCAAACACTACATTAGTGTTAAACTGTCTTTGAGGAAAGATGAAATATGTATTGTGTTAAAGATTTCACAATTGtccaaatgtttaaatgttctTTTGGTGCCATAGGGAAAccatcataatcataatcatgCTCGAACTGTGTGGGAACAAAAAGTGTTAACAGAACACAACACTGATCTGCTCACTTCTGAAGGTTTCATTACCAAAGACAATGCAACGTGCAACTGTGTAAGACAGTTGGAGcatataatattttattcttCAGAGATGGATTATCAACAAATTGGAAAACAATCTAAGTGATGGAATGTAATTATAGTATCTGAAAGAAAAACCTGTTGCATACATAAACATTTGCTCAACATTACCCTGAGCGTTCAGAGTACAGTATTCATGGTAGCTGATGGGACAGGACGCTCTAATTCATTTAACATTCAGTTCTCACATTGAAGTTTGCGTGGACTGACTGAGTCTAACCCCGACTCTGTTGTAGTGCTGCAGGAGGAGTTCAGTGTGCAGCCCAGTGATGTGGAGGTGGCAGTGGGGGAGGTGGCTGTCTTGAACTGTGGCCCCCCAGTGGGACACCCTGAACCTAATGTCATCTGGAAGAAGGATGGCTTGCCCATCAACAACACTGATCATCACTATACTGTAAGCCCTCATCATCACTGTAATGGCATGTTACTTTTAAGTAAGACGTCAGTCTTACTAGGTTGGACCTAGTAAGATTTCCAACACTGCACGAGTCTGAACTGAATATGTCAGTTTAATGTAAAGGTGGCAGCAGGAGGTGAACTTTACATTGTGTTTGCATTGAGTACTGTAATGAATGTATCACCTAATTATCACCTTGTATGCACACAGGGAAaagtaatcattttaataaaccATCTTTAATAAATCCTCTTTTGTCACCCTCGCTGAGggggaaaggggaaaaaataacaaacaaaatcgACAACCACAATAATAATCAGAGAAGCACTCCCTCCCtagattttctattttcatttatGCAAACGCATGTGAAAAGTGGTGGCGAGCGTCCCTTGTGCTCACGATGGTCATTACTTAAGgtttcaacagaaaaatatgttaaaaatccatccatcagtgatgcagagaaaacagaaaacagtttttcaaCTGACTGCTCCCTCTGTGCATCAGGTGCCAAATATCGCCCAAGCATGGTGTCTCTTTTTTGTCAAtgtcctgtcatgtctgaatgaagTCATAAGGAACATTTATGTAACAGGCACCCCTGTCTGATTGGCAAAAAGACATAgatccatgtctgaaaagggctgtAGTGTCTTCTGTTAGTGTGAGTGTGGTGATGTTGTGATGAATTCAGCGTCCAATCAGAAATACGCAGACATTAGTAAAGAACTTCAGCTCGTCTTTATCGAAGCATTCATTTGTGTTGCAGTTTGATACTTCTTAATATGTTGAAATAGCATTTATGTCACTCTATATCAATATTTCTACACATTACTCTTGATATAGTGTTTAGACAAAGTGTCCTTAGTTTAGTGGCTTCTAAGCAGCAGAAGGATGCAGCAGAACACAGGCATGGGGGATGACTAATATGACATCTGGTCATGATTCTTTAAAATCCACAACAGACCTGTTCGATATTTTAAGTGTCAGgatagttttctttctttctttttttaataaatatgttaGACACGAGTTCATATCGAGCAGCAGAAGATCATATACAGTACCTACTCGGAAATCTCAGGGCCATACACACATTTGAAGTGTATGTTTCTGATGTACTCCTAACTAAACTCACTGAGCTGTGCAccctgtgtgttttcctgtgcTTGTGCTATAGGAGCTGAGTGGGAAGCTTATCATCGCTCCTGCAGAGAAGAACCACTCtggtgcttatgtgtgtgtggccagcAACACTGTGGGAGTTAGAGAGAGCAGGGCGGCTCGCCTCTCTGTGCTGGGTGAGACAACATTCCCATGACTACTTATTACTACTTTAACAATATCCGTTATGAATTTAGCCCCATGTTCTGAATGcagttttagacttttttttccctCGCTGACAAGAAAAAGATCCCCCTCTGCAAACAAAATTACACCCAGGTACCTCACAGTACAGCGCAGTCCTGAGTTCCTCTTCTCTTCTACTGCAGCCAAGCCTGTGTTGGTGCTAAAGCCAGAAAATGTGTCTGTGAGAATGGGGGAGTCTGCCCAGTTCTACTGCCAAGCTAAAGGTGACCCCCTACCGGCTGTGGTCTGGAGCAGAGAGCAGGGGACGCTGCCCAACGGCAGGTACTTTAACACACTGATAAAGTGATCTTCATACCAGATCAATGTTAGATTACTGTAACATGCGGAAGTGGTTTCCTCAGGGCTTATTTCTTTCCCGACGTTCTTGGTTGTAAATGAAACCAATTAAAATGGCTGCTAAATCAAAATTTCAGTTATTGTAAAATAGGTCAGAGGGACAGTAAATGTGAAAACTATCTGCTCTATATGTGTGTATAGGTATCTTGTAAACCCAGACCAGACTCTCCAGATCCATTATGTGACAGCCCAGGACGCTGGGAAGTACACCTGCACTGCTGTCAATGATGCAGGTGTGGTCACTGCCAGCGCCCAGCTACTAGTCGAAGGTATGATGATGTCTGAAAAAGCAGGGGTTCCCAGTAGGACTGATTTTCTGTTGACAGTTTTGTTGCGGGCCGGCCGACTCAGCGAGCGTAAGTGCTGAGCGTAAGTGTTCTCCACAGCCCAAAGTCCATATACTGGAATATAAAGTTAGACAGGGGGCTCTCATTTGTCTGTTTGCAGGTTCACCTGCCTGTTCACAAATCATGCACGTTTTGGTTCAGGCATGCTCACTGTTTATCCTCCCAACACACAAATAAGCCTTGATATGAGTTAGAaaatgtcagagagagagagatatagacagagaaagagagcacacTAGAGAGAGAATGtgcaagcacaaaaacaaaactaaacagaaaCTGCAGCCACAAATTAACAGCGAAATGTTTGTGATTAATAGGGGATTAAGAGTTAAAGCACTCATCAGCCATTCATGATGATTCAGGGTAATGTTGGCTAGTCTAAAAGATATGCACATTGTCGAGAGGAGCTGTACAGTGAGCCCAGAGCACCTCCAAACAGGCATCCTTACAAGGTGCCCGAATCACCATAACTGGTCCATGCCATGTTGAGGAGCAGTAGCAGTGAGACCTGATCCTCTAAGATTTCAGTTTTGAGGTAGGAGCTATTCATACCAGGAGTCAGATAAATAACTTTGGCAAAAGGGAGCCTTGTAAACTAATTTGGTGCAACTGAAAGATGTTATGTCCACATTACCTGcagaaaagtgaaaaactgCTGCTCAATGCCTGCTGATATATTAATTTGCATTTCATCTCCATGACCTTCATCAGGTATACGGAAAGGTCCTGTATATGTACCACTGGCAAAACAACATCACATCCGGCGCTGCACTGCCGGGCCCTTTGTCCAAACCAGCAATACATTCCTTTTCTATAGACGGGAACCTTGCAGCCTGTGCATACAAGTGatttttaattataaatatacaacCACCTTACTCAGTGTAGCCTTACTAGAATTAACCCGATGACAAAACTCAGATAATTAAACACTGCTGTGTTTCTAGGTAACACAGTGGTTGCCAACATTCTCCGCTGGAGTGAGTTACGACCTTCAGTGAGTTGTTGTTGTACTCTCCTGTCTGAATGTCATTCTGTGAGTCTTGTGCACCGCAAAGTCCTCTACAGTCTGCTCCGGGTTCAACGTCTCTGCTCGTCCATTCTCAAAGCATAATAAGCCCAGTCCTCTCACTGTCGCACTGCGCTCCTCAGACAGTTTGGAGCTGAAGGAGGCTCTGCAGTCACatctgtgacagagagaaaagcagcagaaagcaAGTTCCTAAGTAAATGTAGAGGTCACTGCTGGAGGATCCATCATGAACAGTTTAGCTagtcccagcatgcacctgttggtTGTGCAAcattgtgggtgtgtttgatttgggttGCTTAGCATGCTCACCCAGGTGTTGCATGAAATCAGTGATTAATTAAGGTATTGTTCCTGTGCTGAGGAACAATAATGCTAACCTCAacataccccataatgacatcATCCTTCATTTTATTGCACTGCTGCATATTTGATGTACTGTTCACAAACAGGCAGGCCCCCGGGTGCAACACACACCTCCTGCCGCTCCGCCAGTGATATGTACATAGAATGGAACACCTTGAGAAAACATTACTTAAAAGCTTacttacttctttttttttttttagaaaaaaaggttagaattactttaaatatttttgtgagtaatgtttattttggtcttttttttttttctttttttttttacaaatattgtCCTGTGTTTCcatcttttaaaatacatttaaaataacaataaataaaactctcGTCATTCCAGAGGCTGCCAGCACTAAACAGAAAGATCTCCACAAAGAGCTTTCAGCCCTGCGAGTTGCTCTGGAAAATGTCACCATCATGGCCCCTGGTTCTAATATATCCCAAGTACAATGGAAGGTATGGGCAAGCTAATTCCGAGAGTTTCACAGAAAGCAAAGAAATATTTCAGGCGTGTGAtccatgttgtgttttctctctgactAGCTCCAGTCCCTCCCAGCCCAGCCTCATTACCTCGATGGCTTCGAGGTTCTGTATCGCTCTCTGCTGCCTGCCAGCTCAGACTGGGCCGCAAAGAAGGTGACACTGCCCAGCTTCCAGACTCAGGTGGGTCCCTTAAAGAGAGGCTACAAGTATGAGTTCAAAGTTCGTCCCTATGGCAGCAACTTGTATGGGAGGGAGAGCAACACCCGACACCTCAGAGTCCctgagacaggtgagaaaggATTTGATTTAAGATTATGTTTGTCCTTTCTTTTGCTACGTTAGAAGATAATAGTAAACTCGACTCTCTTTATACAGTGCCGAGCGCCTCTCCACTGGCTGTGTCCATAAGAGTGAGCCATGAGCAGAATAACACCATCTATTTGAGCTGGGAGCCTCCTCCTCATGAAACCCACAACGGTATCATACAGGGTTACCAGGTAATAACTGGAGAACAGTTCCTGACACGCGGATGTAGTAGCACCTCCTGagcagagtggagagagagCTGCAGTACTTTAAGCATTTGATAAAAGAAGCATCAATGACCGTAGACATTTCAAGGATGCAAACTGTTTTTCCAGGTGTGGTGCGTGGAGTCTGAGGAGCAGCAGCACCAAAACTGGACAGTGGATAGTGGCCAGCACAACCTTGATATCTCTACTCTCAAACCAGGGAAACAATATTGGATCACCATAGCAGCTGTCAATGGGGCTGGAGTAGGAATGCTGAGTGACCCTCATGGATTTGTCATCAGTGAGCAAAAGGGCGCTTTTTTAGCAGTTAATATCTGTATCAGTGCATTCAGCGTGTAACACATTAAAGAAGAGAAGCTATCATAACTTGATATGTGATTTCACATGCTTTCTATTTGCTTCTCAGACCCACAACTAGGCGGTCCCCCTGAGTCAGACACCCGAAGACGGGATGTGTCTCAGATCCTGGCCCTGCTTCAGGACCCAGTGTTGATCGGCAGCATCGGTGCCCTCCTGTGGTGCTGTTTGATGGTTGCAGCTGTCTACCTCTTCAGACGCCACAGCAGGACAGGCCACCTGATCTCAGGACATGGCAGGGCTAAAGGTGTGTACACAGACAGCTTCAATGTTAACCATATTAAAAGGTGCTCAGTATCAAAAGGTTCAAACTGAATGTCAATTACACCCGCAGGGCTTTTGTGCTTGTGATTACttgtcaaaatgacaaaagagcTTCTCTATAtaattttgttcatgttttttcttaGGTTTGCACAGACTAGCCAATGAAGATCTCATCATAAAACACAGGTAAAGTGGAGAGAATTGGAAGAGCTTGGTGATTACAAATATggtgtaatgtaaaatgtaatgacaCTGAAGTCATAAGAATAAATCCAAACTGCTAAAGCTACATCTGGTTTCATGATACTTCATGtgagtacagtatatacaatcTGATACTTCTGATGCCAACCCGAGATTAACTAAAACCAATATGAAGTACAGTAGAAGCAGTTATCATGATGGTTTTAATTCAGATGACTATACTCAGAAGTATTTAACTAGAGACTAAAGCATTATAAAACTTCTCAAATACTTTTCCTTCAATTGACATGTGCCGCCTCCTCTACAGGATGGCGGCTCCAGACTCCCCTTGGATCTCTGGAGGCTGGAGACCTGCCTTCAACCACAAGTATCAGGACTTATGGGCTCAAGGTCAGAAACATCCAGGGATCAGGAGCACCAGTGAGTATTGATCACAAATTGGCACAGATGAATGACAGATTCCAGACTCCAGTGcggcctgtttgtgtgtgaaattttgGGACGGTAGATATGTGATTTTTGGATGACTTCAAACGCTTAACTACtattaaatccatctgctgatcatCAAAGTAATCTGCCAATCTGTGTGAGCAATGTATAGCCCATATTTAAACAAGATCATTTGGTGACCATGGTAACACCTCTGCATATTCCATGATCAATCAGAAAGTGAAAAGCAGTCAAAACAGAGGTGCGTTGAGTTTGTGTCCTGCTCTGTTTACTTCAGTGATCGCTCATTAAAAAGTAAATCTGTGTTCTTTTCCTTGGTCTGGACCAAGTGAACTGTACTAGAGGTGTGAAAGACACCTTTATCTTGTGACAGTTTACCTCCCTTCAGTATTTTATAATTTCTGATGAAGCCTCTTAGTTTTGACAGATCAGGACAATAAACATCATTAGCATAAATATGCTCCGGAGTGTCCGAACACATTCCTCTGTGTTTCATTAGGCCTCCCAGTCTCATCCAAGAAGGACCCCAGCTGCCTGGACTCACCTGTCCCCGTTGTGACCGACAGCTGCGGCATCTATGGCACGTTTTACGTAGACCTGATGGGCAATGGCCTCAAGACCTTCAACAGTCCCGGGCGTTGCCCTAAAATGCCTCACGGTCTGCTCCATCAGCAAGGAACTGAGACCATCCAGATATTCACTCAGCCTGCCACAAAGACCTCGCCCCTCAGTAGCCAGGAGGCGCTACCATGGAAACAGGCCATACGCCCCCAGCCCAGGATGGGTGTGCTGAGGGAGTCATGGGAAAAGACCCATAGCAAGCAAGGTGAATACTGGTGGATAGTTGGGAATGTGATGTTAATACCTCTACTACAGTTTATTTTCCTTATTCTCATAGTCCATAATTTGCACACCATGTTACCTCAACGTCTGATACTTCAGCATGTAGTAAAAGTACATGAAGGCAGACAGTAAGCTTTGGTTAGAATATTTTACAGTGTATCAGCATAGAATATTGGGTAATGTGTCCTGggttaattcattcatttcccCCCAGAGTTGCATGCAGTGAACAGTGTCCCCATTGTAAGCAACCAGGCTTGTCCATCCAGTGTCTACAAACAGAGACTCAGTCACATACCATCAGGCCGGCACGGTATGACAAAATCTATACATTGTCATTGTTGTCCATACTGTACACCAGCTCCTATCTCACTAATAAGAGTGAGTGGGAGAGAAAGATAGACATCTCACatttacactgcactgtaatttgAAATGGTGCTTAGAGTTGAGCTTGTACTATAACACACATTTGGAATAATAGCAGTCATAGTTGGCTGCTGGTAATTAGTaagtatgtattattttatttaaacttgTCCTATGTTTTTGTCCCGATGGTCATCCAGAGTGTGGTAAAATTGCTGGTTGTCCTCGCCTGCTGCATTACTCTGCATCATTACACCTACTGGACATGctcccccccccaccaccaatACCCATAGAGGACACCACGGACACACACAGCCTCACCTCAGATGAAGGGTaagagacatacacacatcccAGACTGGGTGGTCGAGGGTGGAAAAGAGGCATTGCCGACGCgccacacattttttttcaaaatgtagaAGTGGTGTCATGAAGGAATACAGGCATCAGGGCAAATCAGAAGTGCTGAATTGATGA includes:
- the robo4 gene encoding roundabout homolog 1 isoform X2, encoding MRVSAWLLWLSWFYTWAEYSQRCKCQDICPTEPGLDRRSKSRVKEHVRHGVGHQHTPHRSRPHRRKGFRVGAEEMPPRIVHHPSDVVVKVGNPATLSCRADGSPKLTIEWLRNGQPLEMAKGDGQLQPMVLSEGSLFFLSVGGGRRGQSHEGVYTCVARNSAGKATSRNASLYIAVLQEEFSVQPSDVEVAVGEVAVLNCGPPVGHPEPNVIWKKDGLPINNTDHHYTELSGKLIIAPAEKNHSGAYVCVASNTVGVRESRAARLSVLAKPVLVLKPENVSVRMGESAQFYCQAKGDPLPAVVWSREQGTLPNGRYLVNPDQTLQIHYVTAQDAGKYTCTAVNDAGVVTASAQLLVEEAASTKQKDLHKELSALRVALENVTIMAPGSNISQVQWKLQSLPAQPHYLDGFEVLYRSLLPASSDWAAKKVTLPSFQTQVGPLKRGYKYEFKVRPYGSNLYGRESNTRHLRVPETVPSASPLAVSIRVSHEQNNTIYLSWEPPPHETHNGIIQGYQVWCVESEEQQHQNWTVDSGQHNLDISTLKPGKQYWITIAAVNGAGVGMLSDPHGFVINPQLGGPPESDTRRRDVSQILALLQDPVLIGSIGALLWCCLMVAAVYLFRRHSRTGHLISGHGRAKGLHRLANEDLIIKHRMAAPDSPWISGGWRPAFNHKYQDLWAQGQKHPGIRSTSLPVSSKKDPSCLDSPVPVVTDSCGIYGTFYVDLMGNGLKTFNSPGRCPKMPHGLLHQQGTETIQIFTQPATKTSPLSSQEALPWKQAIRPQPRMGVLRESWEKTHSKQELHAVNSVPIVSNQACPSSVYKQRLSHIPSGRHECGKIAGCPRLLHYSASLHLLDMLPPPPPIPIEDTTDTHSLTSDEGSSRSTKLTVDIGSLQSVCASSGHRGKPGPTTNNNSCPSYSHLSTTSYSTSMDDEQGGTLTTEEATQYLELSPKPERCSALPEQRPSLSHPFSPTLGYIRGPVCSTQLEDDPASVEPEAPPIGLRRARLQSTPSSCYSEWDSSLWNTWSSVMDGNMASARTSLISSVDSCYTNDSTNFARLLAVAAETMSGASLSDFSPPASPLSALYPSFHAEGDSFGELEPVPAWDWSTAWVEEMEAQYRAHYPGTNTRPFDP